A portion of the Desmodus rotundus isolate HL8 chromosome 8, HLdesRot8A.1, whole genome shotgun sequence genome contains these proteins:
- the ADGRB1 gene encoding adhesion G protein-coupled receptor B1 isoform X3 produces MEKAAAPSVTLIVGCGVSSLTLLMLIIIYVSVWRYIRSERSVILINFCLSIISSNALILVGQTQTRNKVVCTLVAAFLHFFFLSSFCWVLTEAWQSYMAVTGRLRNRLIRKRFLCLGWGLPALVVAVSVGFTKARGYSTVNYCWLSLEGGLLYAFVGPAAAVVLVNMAIGILVFNKLVSKDGITDKKLKERAGASLWSSCVVLPLLALTWMSAVLAVTDRRSALFQILFAVFDSLEGFVIVMVHCILRREVQDAVKCRVVDRQEEGNGDSGGSFQNGHAQLMTDFEKDVDLACRSGERLTVLNKDITACRTATITGTLKRPSLPEEEKMKLAHAKVPPPNFNSLPANVSKLHTHGSPRCPGGPLPDFPNHSLTLKKSRAPKSSFVGDGDIFKKLDSELSRAQEKALDTSYVILPTATATLRPKPQEEPKYSIHIDQMPQTRLIHLNMAPDTGPPARSPPSRQPPEAPPTQPPPPPPPPPPQQPLPPPPTLEPAPPSLGEPREPAAHPGPSTGTGTKNENVTTLSVSSLERRKSRYAELDFEKIMHTRKRHQDMFQDLNRKLQHAEKDKEVLGPESKPEKQQTPNKRPWESLRKAHGPPAWVKKELEPLPPSPLELRSVEWEKSGATIPLVGQDIIDLQTEV; encoded by the exons ATGGAGAAGGCGGCGGCGCCGTCGGTGACGCTCATCGTGGGCTGCGGCGTGTCGTCCCTGACCCTGCTCATGCTGATCATCATCTACGTCTCCGTGTGGAG gtaCATCCGCTCTGAGCGCTCCGTCATCCTCATCAACTTCTGCCTGTCCATCATCTCCTCCAATGCACTCATCCTTGTCGGTCAGACCCAGACCCGCAACAAG GTGGTGTGCACGCTGGTGGCCGCCTTCCTGCACTTCTTCTTCCTGTCGTCCTTCTGCTGGGTGCTCACCGAGGCCTGGCAGTCCTACATGGCCGTGACCGGCCGCCTCCGCAACCGCCTCATCCGCAAGCGCTTCctctgcctgggctggg GGCTCCCTGCGCTGGTTGTGGCCGTGTCCGTGGGGTTCACCAAGGCCAGAGGATACAGCACCGTGAACTA CTGCTGGCTGTCCCTGGAGGGGGGACTGCTGTATGCCTTCGTGGGACCGGCCGCCGCCGTGGTGCTG GTGAACATGGCCATCGGGATCCTGGTGTTCAACAAGCTCGTGTCCAAAGACGGCATCACGGACAAGAAGCTGAAGGAGCGGGCAGG GGCCTCGCTGTGGAGCTCCTGCGTGGTGCTGCCGCTGCTGGCGCTGACCTGGATGTCGGCCGTGCTCGCCGTCACCGACCGCCGCTCCGCCCTCTTCCAGATCCTCTTCGCCGTCTTCGACTCGCTCGAGGGCTTCGTCATAGTCATGGTGCACTGCATCCTGCGCAGAGAG GTCCAGGACGCTGTGAAGTGCCGAGTGGTCGATCGCCAGGAGGAGGGCAACGGGGACTCAGGGGGCTCCTTCCAGAACGGCCACGCCCAGCTCATG ACTGACTTCGAGAAGGATGTGGATCTGGCCTGTAGATCAGGTGAGCGCCTGACAG TGCTGAACAAAGACATCACAGCATGCCGAACAGCCACCATCACTGGCACACTCAAGCGGCCGTCACTGCCCGAGGAGGAGAAGATGAAGCTGGCCCACGCCAAGGTGCCGCCGCCCAACTTCAACAGCCTGCCGGCCAACGTGTCCAAGCTGCACACCCACGGCTCCCCCCGCTGCCCCGGCGGCCCCCTGCCCGACTTCCCCAACCACTCGCTGACCCTCAAGAAGAGCCGGGCGCCCAAGTCCTCCTTTGTGGGTGACGGGGACATCTTCAAGAAGCTGGACTCGGAGCTGAGCCgggcccaggagaaggctttgGACACAAGCTATGTGATTCTGCCCACGGCCACGGCCACACTACGGCCCAAGCCCCAGGAGGAGCCCAAGTACAGCATCCACATTGACCAGATGCCCCAGACACGCCTCATCCACCTGAACATGGCACCTGACACCGGGCCCCCCGCCCGCAGCCCGCCGTCCCGCCAGCCCCCAGAGGCACCCCctacccagcccccaccacccccacctcctccacccccacagcagcctctgcccccgCCGCCCACCCTGGAGCCCGCGCCCCCCAGcctgggggagcccagggagcCTGCCGcccacccagggcccagcacagggacTGGGACCAAGAACGAGAATGTCACCACCTTGTCCGTGAGCTCCCTGGAG AGGCGGAAATCGCGGTATGCAGAACTGGACTTCGAG aAAATCATGCACACGCGGAAGCGGCACCAGGACATGTTCCAGGACCTGAACCGGAAGCTGCAGCACGCGGAGAAGGACAAGGAGGTGCTGGGTCCGGAGAGCAAG CCAGAAAAGCAGCAGACACCCAACAAGCGGCCCTGGGAGAGCCTCCGGAAAGCCCACGGGCCACCCGCGTGGGTGAAGAAGGAGCTGGAGCCGCTGCCTCCATCGCCACTGGAGCTGCGGAGCGTGGAGTGGGAGAAGTCGGGCGCCACCATCCCGCTGGTGGGCCAGGACATCATTGACCTCCAGACCGAGGTCTGA
- the ADGRB1 gene encoding adhesion G protein-coupled receptor B1 isoform X2: MEKAAAPSVTLIVGCGVSSLTLLMLIIIYVSVWRYIRSERSVILINFCLSIISSNALILVGQTQTRNKVVCTLVAAFLHFFFLSSFCWVLTEAWQSYMAVTGRLRNRLIRKRFLCLGWGLPALVVAVSVGFTKARGYSTVNYCWLSLEGGLLYAFVGPAAAVVLVNMAIGILVFNKLVSKDGITDKKLKERAGASLWSSCVVLPLLALTWMSAVLAVTDRRSALFQILFAVFDSLEGFVIVMVHCILRREVQDAVKCRVVDRQEEGNGDSGGSFQNGHAQLMTDFEKDVDLACRSVLNKDITACRTATITGTLKRPSLPEEEKMKLAHAKVPPPNFNSLPANVSKLHTHGSPRCPGGPLPDFPNHSLTLKKSRAPKSSFVGDGDIFKKLDSELSRAQEKALDTSYVILPTATATLRPKPQEEPKYSIHIDQMPQTRLIHLNMAPDTGPPARSPPSRQPPEAPPTQPPPPPPPPPPQQPLPPPPTLEPAPPSLGEPREPAAHPGPSTGTGTKNENVTTLSVSSLERRKSRYAELDFEKIMHTRKRHQDMFQDLNRKLQHAEKDKEVLGPESKPEKQQTPNKRPWESLRKAHGPPAWVKKELEPLPPSPLELRSVEWEKSGATIPLVGQDIIDLQTEV, encoded by the exons ATGGAGAAGGCGGCGGCGCCGTCGGTGACGCTCATCGTGGGCTGCGGCGTGTCGTCCCTGACCCTGCTCATGCTGATCATCATCTACGTCTCCGTGTGGAG gtaCATCCGCTCTGAGCGCTCCGTCATCCTCATCAACTTCTGCCTGTCCATCATCTCCTCCAATGCACTCATCCTTGTCGGTCAGACCCAGACCCGCAACAAG GTGGTGTGCACGCTGGTGGCCGCCTTCCTGCACTTCTTCTTCCTGTCGTCCTTCTGCTGGGTGCTCACCGAGGCCTGGCAGTCCTACATGGCCGTGACCGGCCGCCTCCGCAACCGCCTCATCCGCAAGCGCTTCctctgcctgggctggg GGCTCCCTGCGCTGGTTGTGGCCGTGTCCGTGGGGTTCACCAAGGCCAGAGGATACAGCACCGTGAACTA CTGCTGGCTGTCCCTGGAGGGGGGACTGCTGTATGCCTTCGTGGGACCGGCCGCCGCCGTGGTGCTG GTGAACATGGCCATCGGGATCCTGGTGTTCAACAAGCTCGTGTCCAAAGACGGCATCACGGACAAGAAGCTGAAGGAGCGGGCAGG GGCCTCGCTGTGGAGCTCCTGCGTGGTGCTGCCGCTGCTGGCGCTGACCTGGATGTCGGCCGTGCTCGCCGTCACCGACCGCCGCTCCGCCCTCTTCCAGATCCTCTTCGCCGTCTTCGACTCGCTCGAGGGCTTCGTCATAGTCATGGTGCACTGCATCCTGCGCAGAGAG GTCCAGGACGCTGTGAAGTGCCGAGTGGTCGATCGCCAGGAGGAGGGCAACGGGGACTCAGGGGGCTCCTTCCAGAACGGCCACGCCCAGCTCATG ACTGACTTCGAGAAGGATGTGGATCTGGCCTGTAGATCAG TGCTGAACAAAGACATCACAGCATGCCGAACAGCCACCATCACTGGCACACTCAAGCGGCCGTCACTGCCCGAGGAGGAGAAGATGAAGCTGGCCCACGCCAAGGTGCCGCCGCCCAACTTCAACAGCCTGCCGGCCAACGTGTCCAAGCTGCACACCCACGGCTCCCCCCGCTGCCCCGGCGGCCCCCTGCCCGACTTCCCCAACCACTCGCTGACCCTCAAGAAGAGCCGGGCGCCCAAGTCCTCCTTTGTGGGTGACGGGGACATCTTCAAGAAGCTGGACTCGGAGCTGAGCCgggcccaggagaaggctttgGACACAAGCTATGTGATTCTGCCCACGGCCACGGCCACACTACGGCCCAAGCCCCAGGAGGAGCCCAAGTACAGCATCCACATTGACCAGATGCCCCAGACACGCCTCATCCACCTGAACATGGCACCTGACACCGGGCCCCCCGCCCGCAGCCCGCCGTCCCGCCAGCCCCCAGAGGCACCCCctacccagcccccaccacccccacctcctccacccccacagcagcctctgcccccgCCGCCCACCCTGGAGCCCGCGCCCCCCAGcctgggggagcccagggagcCTGCCGcccacccagggcccagcacagggacTGGGACCAAGAACGAGAATGTCACCACCTTGTCCGTGAGCTCCCTGGAG AGGCGGAAATCGCGGTATGCAGAACTGGACTTCGAG aAAATCATGCACACGCGGAAGCGGCACCAGGACATGTTCCAGGACCTGAACCGGAAGCTGCAGCACGCGGAGAAGGACAAGGAGGTGCTGGGTCCGGAGAGCAAG CCAGAAAAGCAGCAGACACCCAACAAGCGGCCCTGGGAGAGCCTCCGGAAAGCCCACGGGCCACCCGCGTGGGTGAAGAAGGAGCTGGAGCCGCTGCCTCCATCGCCACTGGAGCTGCGGAGCGTGGAGTGGGAGAAGTCGGGCGCCACCATCCCGCTGGTGGGCCAGGACATCATTGACCTCCAGACCGAGGTCTGA